Genomic segment of Salvia miltiorrhiza cultivar Shanhuang (shh) unplaced genomic scaffold, IMPLAD_Smil_shh original_scaffold_233, whole genome shotgun sequence:
ACGACGTAATTTTTCCGATCACCGTCACCTTCTTCACTGCAAAATCTATGTTTAAGGGCCTTGTTACTGCACAAAATCACTAGTAAAAATTGTCACAGAAATTTTAAAACATTAAAAAGATTAAGGCTGGCCAGAAACACACACATATTCCATTATATAAATATGTTTCCTCGTTTTTACTCTCGCAGGTCGCAGCCTCTGCTGTGCAACGACACTCTTAGAACTACCACCTGCAAAACCGAAGTTAATGATATTGTGCTTGTTCTTCTTTGTTTATACTTTTGGAGgctatgtataaatatattactTTCTATTTGGGGttataggataaaatagtacatttgtatatttttttttattatttattaagtaGGAGGCtatgaaaagtaaaaaatgggctatgaatagaatctcCCATTTTTTCAGTTGAGTTTTAAAAACGTGGGCTGCATTTAATTatgcttgggccgatttttaataagATGAGGCcccattataattttattaactgGGCTGTACAGGTTGcattaatataatttgaactaaagttatttaattaaacttccattagtttaattaattatattaaagaataatttgcataataatattatattattattatgtttaaGCTTGAAATGAATTTGCATTATGCAATagaaagtatttatgatttaattgagtttatttataagttcaattattacAAAAAATCGAGTagggatattgttggtgtccttgactcaataattttagttttcaattatttatttattaaattttgaaaacccggctaagtgaatcatagaaagTTTAGCACACTCACTAAGAATTAAGATTAgtttcacgagacctattaagaatagaatttcttgtaggctttgtggaccaaggggattagcgctatTTTCCCGAGATGAGTTTATGAGATTGTGAACGGCAtgctttgcctaatcaggtgggcttgctttccaaatgtataaagtatgattgagttattaagctctaaatgtttcaatgaaatgcaaattgtttattcaataagtgcaaactgtttatccaataaaatgtttgtGTGCACTTTGCTATATTTATGGCTCgcaaagttaatcaattgaggttctttTATGACCTAACATGTTATCTGAGAATCGTGTACACATGCTAGCTGGCCTGGTGGGTTGATTTCCATCGGACCCTggccagaggcgttataagggtgctcggctaaATGTGTTTTGGAGCATGTAAAAtataagggcctgcctgggtagcatcacgtggtcaaagtaaacttgtttGGGTttcgccctcagttcaagtaagcaggagtaaAGGATCCGACattggctaaaaggtccgggatcacagcgagcaACAgaaaagggagtgtgacatgtgtgcacaaatgaaagaaattattttaacatgcttagaagttctttcaatttaaaaccttctaagttatgtcaagtattattggataaactgtctttacgaaaatatgaaatgtttcagaaaatgcttGAACCACTGAGCACATTAGTACTtaagcccaaaaatactttcaaatatttttcaggttggctggtcGGTGCTGACGAGACAGAGCTAAGGCTAGGgttcaatattttattaagACTTCCGTTGTAGCACTAGCTCTTAActatcttttgttttctcaacttaagactttaatgttaaatttcaaatgataacCCTGTTCGAATTTAGACTCTTAATTCCtagatttatgctaatgaatatcggttgtcagaagcatgaaacaaaatttCTGATCCAAAGGGACTAGCCCAACTTGtaatcttattattcgggttcaATAATGATTTTTCCTTATGTTATTTCTATAAAATGGTTGCACCATGATtgtatttattccttcaagaattggggtgtgagaGTGAATGAAGGgaattttttttgccatataaggaaatgactcaagattcgtggggcgaccgaaaaaggaaagtgactcaagattcgtgggacgaaaggagtattaCACTTATATTTTCCTTCTTCATtcacataaataaaatttccgCAATTATGTTTTGTTATCATTGATGTTATGAGCGTttgataatttaattttgattgatGATAACTTAAAttgtgaaatatatttgaactTTTTTGTGAAAAGTTTTAAATTTCAATGTTGCGGGGCAATATTTGGGCTCGATTAGACTATTTTGACCATGGAATTGGAAATTAAGAGCATAATTCATTGACAAACCAAATGTTTACAAAATGATATATTCTCAGGTCTTGAATAGAAATGACATTCTTACTAGATTTAAAATTATCCTAACAAAGCTTAGACTATAAACTTTAAAACTTTTAGATCATTTGTTGTTTTCTGAAAACACACAAAATATTCCTAAAATATGCACATGATTAGTCGGATCATGAATAATTAAACATAACACATACTCCCTTCATTCCACTTATCTTGGCACATTTGCtatgggcacagagattaaaaaTAAGGTGTGAAAGTGTAAAGTGGATAAGGATCACTTATTTGATGTGTGCAGAGAAGGTAgagaccacatactatttttggaaagtaacattataaatgagataaactaaaaagaaaagtgtgcCGAGATAAGTGGatcggagggagtataaaaaattCGATCATTTATTGttaatgtattttatgtattataattattaacgatctaattatttcttattcatgtattttatcTGTTCATGGTTCTCAATTATCACGAAAACTTGTGATTTTTTCACTTAATTCTTTACCACCCACTTTATACCATATATAATTAGTGCGCcctcccgtgcaatgcacgtgccacaatatatttatttattttttaaattttgaattgtgtaaaaatgtcattttttgtGAATTAGATTAATTGAAAACAACTATGTTAAcctaaatattagtatttgatttaacaTAGTGTGTAATAACAATGTTATCAACTTAATAAGTATTGTATACTAATTGAATACgtataagaataataattaaatttatagattcttaagcaaataatttaagtcaatctcattGGTTAAGCAAATAACATTGaaccatcaatataataaaattaatagccGTCATTTCATATAACAATTATGAACTCTTAGAAGTccaaattgtattattattaaaagttcatatttgaatagcccaaaattaattaagaaatcaggaaaaatacgaataatataaaaaatataacaacGAATATGtttatatgaataaataaataaattgtacacataattaaataaatatatatataaaatttaaattctaattttaagatatataactaactttttaattacaaattcatattaaaactAATACTATTTAATGAGagccctaaccctaaccctagccccACCGCAAACTACCTCACGCCGCTGATCTTCCGTCCGTCCGATGGCGTCAAACGGCGGCACCTCTCTTGGCCCCTCGGGCGCGGGAGGCCTGAACCTTCCTTCGCTCACCAACAACTTCTCACCACGTTCGAAACTTACGCTCGAAAATTCTCTAAAGTCGATGGTTGCTACACCAAACCCGCATCAGGTTTCTGCCATGAACGAAGATGTTGCTGCTCCTATTTCACGCGGGGAAGATAGAGATACTGCTAGAAACAGTTCACGTGGGAAAGAAATCGTGGATGGCTCTATTCTTGATGACAATAATAATGGACGATCCTACGCTGATATAGCTACTAATCGCACTCCGCGAAGGCCGGATTTACCTGCCCACCGGTACCATGCCCTTCGACCCACCAAAGAGGGCGACCAATTTTCCTTCAAAATTCCCAAGGAACTGCTACGTAAAGAGATTGCTCAATTTTCTCATGCCTTGACTGGACGGCTGCTACTTAAAAAGGGAGAAAAACCTAAAACTACTATGATGGTGAAGAAGGAGCTGCAAGGATTATGGGGCGTTGAAACCTCCTGGAAACTAATTCCCTTAGGCAAGGGATATTACACGATGGTTTTCAATACTGCGGAGGATAAACTAAAAGCCAAAGCTCAGGCCGTTTTGGAAGTGTCTGGTGGGCACTTGCGGATCCGAGAATGGACGAAAATTTTCGATCCCTTCAAGGAGCATTCTTCGCTGGCCAATGTCTGGGTGAGAATACATTACCTGCCAATCGAATACTAGAATGTTGAAGTCCTCACTGGCATTGCGAGATTTGTGGGACACCCTTTGAGGGTCGACGGAACTTCAGCTCAGAGAGACTTTGGTCAATTCGCTCGCATTCTTATTGAAGTAGATATGTCTAAACCTCTACCCAATACTCTCCTTGTGGATGGTGATGATATTGCTTTTCATGTTGAATTTACGTATGAATATCTGCCCCTTTTTTGTTCCAGATGAAAAACTACAGGTCATACTGCGGAGAGGTGTTGGAAAGGAAAATCTTTGATTGGTGAGACTTCACAGAAAGATGGAAACCAACCTCCGAAAGCCACTGAGTTAAACAAGCATTGGCAACAAGTTTCTGAGAAGGATCAGACTACTGGTAACGAGGATAGGCAAGAAGGAAAAGGCAGTGATGCTTCTTTACAACAGGACTCAAATCATTCTAACTCGAGAGATGAAACAATGTTCTTGCGTCCTTCTCCACAACGGAACGCGGAGGAACATGATGACAATAGCAGCCCGGGGAGGATGATGGATAAACAGAAGGAAGCTGGGCATGTTGACAGCCGTCGAAGCTCGCCCATACTCAGCGAAAATCGGTTTAATCTGCTCAATGAGACCAGTTCGGAAGGAAAGAAGGTTGGAACCATGTCTGGACCAGATTTTCTTGACGCCATTCTAAGGCCGGTGCAAACTTCTGTTCTTGACTCACCGGTTTCCTCTgatgaagaagaacaggtgGATGAAGAGATTATTGTGGACGATCGCGTTCCTGGTAATGCTGGGAAGGAAAAGAGGGATGCCATAGCTTTGGAAAACGCTTTGAAGGCTCAGCGTCTTGAGCAGATTCTTGCCATTGCCAAAGCCCCGATTCAAGCAGAGGCACCGGCAATCAAAAAATGTGGACGACCTCCGAAGAAGGAGCAAGCGATCAAGGCTGCCCAACATATCACTAAGCAGGCTCAGGACAGCATAAAGAGCCGGTTACGACACGCCAACGACACCGGCCAAAAAGCTCATACCTTTGTCATTGACGATAGTCCTAAAAATTGCATTATTGCTATGGATAATGTTGCTAAGGAAAGCTGGGCTGATGAAGTGGAACGGAGCGAGGCTTCTTCCACTCATTTGAATAACTCTATATGAATATTCTTGCCTGGAACATCCGCGGGATGACGGATGAATCCAAGAGGCTTCTCAAGGAACACTGTAGCTCCTTCTCTCCCATTCTCCTGGGTCATCTCGAGCCTAAAAAGGCTTTTCACAAAGTCCGACATTCTTTCTGGACTTCGCTCAATCTTATTCTGGTTCATCAGAATTATCGTGGTACTAGATGCTCCAACATTTGGGTTCTCTCTCACCCCTCGGTGGTCTCGACTACGGTCTTCTCCTCAGAtcaggtggtggtggtggattgCTTTTGGCAATCGATGGATTTTGAGTTGCTGTCGTTCATGGTGCGAACGATCAGATCTCTCGTCGTTCTCTTTGGCAGGATCTCCTCAGATTTGTTTCGGGTAACACTGTGTTTATTGGTGACTTCAATGCGGTCAAGGGAGCTCATGAGCGTATTAGTATTATAGCTCCACATCGTGGTTCCTGTGTGGATTTCTGTTCGTTTATTGACGCTACTCAATTCATTGAGTCGCCGACTGATGGTCTTCGCTTTACGTGGTCGGGTCGCCGTTTTCTGCATCTTCATGTGGAATCGATGCTAGACAGAGCCCTTTTTTCTCAAAGCTTCGCTGACTTCTGGGACTCGATTATCACCACTGCTCTTCCCCGTCTCACTTCTGACCACTCTCCCTTGGTCATGCAGTGCCGCAGGACTACGCCGTCTGGTAAGCGGCAGTTCTGTTTTCTCAATATGTGGGTGACGCACCCTTCTTTTGGCGGGATGGTCGAAACTTCTTGGATGAAGCTGGTTGATGCCCTCTGTCCTATTGTGCGTGTTATGTTGAAATTAAAAAGGCTTCGTGCTGAGCTCAGGGTTTGGAACAGGGAGGTTTTTGGGAATGTCGACATTGCTTTGAGTCAATGGCAGCAGCAACTGTTGGCCACTCAGAAGCAGATTGCTGATTCTGGTTACACGGATGATTTGTTTAATGAAGAGGTGCGCCTCCAGGCGGAGCTCAATGTGGCGCTCTCCAGAAAGAGTAGTCTTTTACAACAAAAAAGTCGTGCGACTTAGCTGTCGGATGGTGATCGGAACACCGCTTTCTTTCACAGGCTCACTAAGTTTAAACGGCGTAATAATACTTTCACGAGAATGAATATTAATGGTGTTGATGTTTACGATCCTGGTCTTATTGAGCAGCACATTGTTAGTCATTTCTCTGAGCTCTTTACTGATGATGGGGGAGCGCTTGTTGATCAGTTAGAGATTGACGCTCTTATTCCGCCGTCTATTTCTGCAAATCACAATGCTATGCTCATCCGGATTCCTGATGATGGAGAGATCGTTGCCGCGGTTTTTAGTATGGATGCTAACAGCGCGCCACGTCCGGATGGTTTCTCTAGCACGTTCTTTCATACTTGTTGGACGACGATCAAGACTGATATCATCCTAGCGGTCCAAAGGTTTTTCACCCATTCCTATTTGCCTGGTGGTTGCAATGCTAGTACTATGATTCTCATCCCCAAAAAAGAGGTCGTCTCCACTGTGGCTGATCTGCGGCCCATTGTTCTCTCAAATTTCCTCTCTAAGATTATTTCCAAGGTGCTGGCTTCGAGGCTTAGTGTCGTTGCTAATTCCCATGTCTCGGCCAATCAATTTGGCTTTATAAGCGGACGGAACATCCATGATTGTGTTATGCTTAGCTCGGAAGGCTTTAACTGCATGCAACGTACTAACCGGGGCATCAATATGGCCTGTAAAATTGACATCAGGAAAGCCTTTGATACTTTGCGCTGGGGATTCATTTTTCAGGTCCTAAGAGCGAACGGTTATCATGAGAAGTTTATCAGTTGGATTTATATTATCTTCAGCTCTGCTAGACTCTCCATTCTTTACAATGGCCGTCTCACTGGTTATTTCGCTTGCTCTCGTGGAGTTAGACAGGGAGATCCTCTTTCTCCTATCTTATTTGGGATTGCTGAAGACGTGCTGAGCCGTTTGATTAGTAGCTGTGTGGACTCTAGACATCTCACTCCCATGAGTTTCTCTAGGTCCTCGAATTTTCCCACACATCTCCTTTATGCTGACGATGTCATCCTCTTCTGTCGTGCCACGGTTCGCAATGCTAAGAAAATCCTTGATATTTTTCAGTATTATGGGTCTATTTCTGGGCAACACTGCAGTCAGGAGAAATCCAATCTCTTCATCTCTAGACATGTCACTACTGATAGAAGACGAGCTATTCACAAGGCCCTTGGTTTCTCGGTGGGATGTATCCCAATGACTTATTTGGGGGTTCCTATTTTTGTTGGTCGTCCTCGTGCCTCTTATTTTATGCAGATTTTTGATAAGATTCTCCAGAAATTTGCTAAGTGGAAAGGTCTTCAACTTTCCATGGCTGGTCGGCTCTGCCTTGTGAAGTCGGTTATTCAAAGCTCTACTGTGCATTCTATGATGGTTTACAAGTGGCCTAAATCGCTTCTTCACTCTTTGGACAGATATTGCAGAAATTTTGTGTGGACTGGTTGTACTGATCAGAGGCCCAGCTGCTCGGTTAGTTGGGGACGCAGCTGCTCGCCTAAGCTCGAAGGTGGATTGGGGATTCGCTCTTTTACGCTTATGAATCAATCCTTTTTGATGAAACTGGCTTGGAAGATGATTAAAGGTGTCGACTGGGCTCATCAACTCATGCGTTCTAGATATCTTACTCACTTCAGCTATGCCAAGGATAACATTGCTAATTCTTCTGTTTGGCTGGGATTGAAAGATGGGGTTAATTAGTTGGTGGATGATTCCTACGCCTGCATTAACAGCGGCGATTGCACTTACTTTTGGCGGGATGATTGGCTTGGTTATAAGCTTGTCGATAAGTTGAAGGTTCCCCATTACATGCAcgattttcttaatttttctgTGCAGGATTACTTTTATGATGTTATTTGGCACTTTTCTTCTGCTTTCGTGAATAGTTTCCCTGAGGTGGTGGCCGATATCATCCTTCTCCCCATGAATGGCAACAAGGATGCTCATTTCTGGAAACATTCCGTCAGCGGCAATGTTTCTGCAGCGCTTGCCTTTTTGCGGATCGACCATCGGTTCCCGGAGGTCAATTGGGGAAAATGGATCTGGGAGCCCTTCATCCCTGAGAGACGCTCGATCCTTTGTTGGAGAGTCATCCACGGGCGTCTTCCCACTCTTGATATTCTCATTAGACAGGGCATGGTTGGCCCTAATGGATGCGCTATCTGCTATGAGTGCGAGGAATCAATTTCTCATGTTTTATGGAGTTGTTCGAAAGTGAGGCCCATTTGGAAGGAATTGCTTTCGTGGTTTGACAAAGCTACGCTTGGTGATTGCTTCGATATTCACTCTTTTTTGGTTCATGCTTGGGCGACGAAGTTTAGCTCTCAACTTCTCTCTTTCTGGAAAGCGGGTGTTATCACGACTGTGTGGAAGGTTTGGGATTCTAGAAACTCCTTGATTTTTTATAATGAAAATTTCGATCCCCGCCGGATCTTGGCCTTTATCAAGTCTTTTGTTAAAGAActggatctcaattttaaaGATATAGGCACTATTAGCAACACTTGGTCGGAGTACTTAGTTTCCCGCTGCCATTGGTGTTAGCAGTCGTCCGTCTCCTTCCGCCTTATGGTGGAGGTCCATTGGTGGCCGCCTACTTCTCCCTGGATCAAAGTTAACACGGACGGCTCTGCTTTAGGAGCACCGGGGATTATTGCAGCTGGTGGCGTCTTCAGGTATCACTATGCGGTCGTTCGTGGTTGCTTTCACATTAAGGGAGGCACTGGCTTTTCTTTTGAAGCCGAGCTTTTTGCTGCCATCACCGCTATCAACATAGCCCATAACAGGAATTAACTTCACTTGTGGATTGAGTCGGATTCCATGTATGTTGTTCGTCTTCTTGAATCCAGATCTATGGACGTTCCTTGGCGTTTTTTTGCTTCCTGGAAGAATGCTTTGCGTCTTCTTCAAAACTTCAGATTGATCGTCTCTCACATCTATCGAGAAGGAAATCAACCGGCGGATATCATGGCTTGTAATGATCGTGTCGAAGGTTTGTGGTCTTTTGCTATTGATGACATTAAACTTGCGGTTGCAAGAGACATGTATACGCATAGCCATATGCGAACCATACGAAGATAGGCGTGGGGAGTCCATGCGGCAGCCTGCGTGTCTTGCGCTGAAGGAGGAGGAGCAGTTGGTTTGGAGCGTCGTTTCAACCCTTTTTGCAGTCTTTGGGTGCGCTCAAAACTGGGGTTCAAACGGTCGGGCTTCTTTGGCAGCTCGGTGGTAAGAATATCTTCTTATCGACTTCGAGATTTTGGGGCAGCATGAATTGGTCGTCGACGCGCTGGTCCCCGTTCGTGGCTGAGGCCATTTTACGGCTCTCTTGCGCGCCTTTGCCGGAGAGCTACTGCCATCTTTTTGGTAGCTATGGGAGCTGAGCGTGAGCAGGACTCGGCCTCCGTGATGCGTATCTCTGCTCGTGTGCTTTCGCCTATGATTCCTGTGGGCGAGCTCGTGCTCGGGAGAGTCGGGAACTCTCCACGCATGTATTCAGGTCTGTTTAAGGTGAGTAGGAGATgtttggcgacggcgtataaccggccataCTTCTCTACTTACTGGGTTTGGTTTGGGACGTGGGCGACGACGTCTTACCGGCCCATGTCCTATTTCTTTGTTGCTGGTTGGGTTTGTTTGATGGATACGTTTCTCGGTTTGTTTGactttggcgacggcgtcttaccggccATCGTTTTTTTgggtttctttctttttgttttggttttggCCAGCTGGAGCCGGGATCGTTTTGGgatgatggttaggccggagttccagaAACTTTCCTTTCCGCTCTTCTGGTCTTGTTTGTTCGTCTTAGATGAGTACTCTTTTCCCTTTCCTggtttttcccattgggttttccatggaaaggttttaatgaggctcggcccttagtctgcttttcgtgtgctttcaagggttttaggtttttcatttccttttaataaaatcgcattttaataatttaaaattattttaatttaatataattaaaattaaacaatcatgtaaactttttttaaaaatgagaaaatgacatctacttatttttttcaCCAATAAAcggaaacaaaatgaaaaaagagtaCGGTGTTCAACATTAGAAATAATGAGagagaataaaaattaattttgacaccTTAAATAATCATAACATATtcattcaaatttattttttataatttttacatcaaattaaagatcttttcataatatttataatttaacaTTTCTATTGAGTATTTTTTCCTAAATcaaaattaatcattttttgaaaagaattaaaatagaaaagaaaaaagaaaaaaatggagaaaaaattatgagaagagagaaaaattggaggtaaaaaaattcatcttctgtattaatactaattcaattattatacttataaatataataaaaaattaactttaattgaatatatttgaattgaatattgaataaataaaaaaataattcacaattataaaacttgatattatgaaaaacaaaaacaaataaataagttaaaaaagttttaaaaaaatactaattaaaaagaattaaaaatatatctattcaaaaaagatgagagaggagagaaatttattacattttaatatttaaacaaatttaatttgtacattttatatcaaatatgtttcataaaatataccatattaaagctcttatcgtgatctttaatttgatatgcatattaaatattttataattaatcaatttcacaattttggaaagaaatgtaacaacaaataattaagaagttaaagaaaatgaaaataagaagaaaaatatataatttaaatataaatctttaattttattataactataaaattgtcatttaattttaaaattaattttaaattaaaaattccttttttaatatagtatagatatgaattaataaattaatgagtGCGAGAACTATATACATTGATAATAAATGAGTACAAGAACTCGTGTAGTAATGCCACCACCGACATTCATAAATTCAACGTTCATTTAGTGTTCTCACATTCACAACTATAATAAAATAACCATAAACCTTTAATTTGAAGTGACCACTAATCTGtcacaattattaataattaaaactaaaatctattttttttaaaacaagcACAATCCCGCTTATAAAATAGTAAACCATATTTACCGGTTTCCATAAGAACATGAAAATTAATACTATTGCATAGCAAATTAGCAATGGGATTTATCCAATAAGTATTTTATAGCAGTATCCAAGATATCGatattataaaccctaattataaaataatttaaaaattaaaaagacaaTCCTTTTGTTCACATTTTCCACATCaatgaaataaatatatttatacaccCGACAAAACAAAAGTTACActccaaaataaaaacactGTTAACTCATAAAATCCATTAAACAggaatattttttttggaaGGGAAATAGGAATATATTCAGACAAAAGAAAATTAAGTTTACAACAAATAAAGAAAGCATAGTGTAGATCTGTATCACCATATATGGGTGACCTAACTTTGGAAATGAAATTCATATATTGCAATATCATGAACTcgaattatattaatttttttttaaataatcatatgCTCCATTTGTTCCTGATTTTAATTTCTAAAGTGAGTAAATTTACTTTTTTCATTACTTCTTGATAAATGAGTAtcgtaaatttttttaaaaagtgtaCTTAGAAATCCGTTATGATTAATCATTTTCCCTCAAAAATACAAACAAAACCTTGGATCCATAAACTCAAACTTTAGTCGATCGCTTCTGtccaagaaaaaataaaaagaaaagaaaaaaatctctTTTCCAAAATCCCTCTTTTGGATCTTTCCGGCTTCCGCAAATTTCATCCAATCCATATGCAGGTAAGAAACTGATCACAATTCTCGAGATTAAATCACATTTCCCCGCAATTAAACAATCGATCAATCGTTTCTCAGGTCTCCGCCATGGATTTCTTCCGCAAGGCCAAATCAGTGAAGCTGAAGAGCCGCCACGACAAGTATCTGACGGCCGGCGGCGACGATCACTCCGTCTTCCAGGAGCGGTCGGAGAAATCGGTGATATGGACGGTGGAGTTCGTGGAGGGAGCCGGCGGCGTGGTGCGGCTGCGGAGCGGCTCCGGCAAGTATCTGACGGCGCTGGACGAGGAGTTCCTCCTCGGCGTCACCGGCAGGAAAGTGGTCCTGACGCTGCCGGCGAAGCTGGACTCGTCGGTGGAGTGGGAGCCGATCAGGGACGGGATGCAGATCAAGCTCAAGACCAGGTACGGCAACTACCTGCGCGCCAACGGCGGCGTGCCGCCGTGGCGGAACTCCGTCACGCACGACATCCCTCACAGGCACCACGATTGGATCCTCTGGGACGTCGAGGTCGTCGACCTGCGCTCCGACGCCGATTTGTCCGAGGATGACGTCACCTCTTCCAATTTCACTCTCCGTTTGCCGAGTAACGTGGttagtgtttttttttattataaaatatctcgaactttttttttacgttttatttAAAACATCTCATTGTATAAAATTTGATGAACGAACGGTAACtctgctcaaattgattgaagTAAGTTGTGAATTATACACCACCAATGCTAACAATTCAAGAATTCTTTGACGAGATGAAGTCATCTTTCGATCATCAAATTTTATataagagaaaatgaaaatttcaaaacatataatgaaaaatactgaaaattcagaatataaaacattattaaTCCATAATGTTAATAGTAATTTGCGAATGAGTTATATATAAGTTGATCTAGCTTCGTCTCTTACTAAAACAACATAAGTCGGAATATCTCTATGAATTAGAGTAGGCcgtttggattttttttatagtaGTTCATCTAATAAATTTTAATGTAAGTCGAAATTTCTGATTATAAAGattttgaaatacaaaaattgtTGCGGTGCTTGAGCTCCCCGAGCTCCTCTCCTACTTTTTCTTAcataattcataaattatatactaATAACTACTCTTTACATTATCTCTTACTCAATTtgacatttatatatatgtaacatATCTCCCAAAAACTATATTCTCTTAATAACTTTATTATAAACAACTCATTTAATATTCGTATCCAAAAAAAATACAGTAAGATATTTAAAGTGGGacggagatagagagagataaAACTTGGGTTGTTGATATGATTGTTTATAGTTT
This window contains:
- the LOC131003608 gene encoding uncharacterized protein LOC131003608 isoform X2 — protein: MQVSAMDFFRKAKSVKLKSRHDKYLTAGGDDHSVFQERSEKSVIWTVEFVEGAGGVVRLRSGSGKYLTALDEEFLLGVTGRKVVLTLPAKLDSSVEWEPIRDGMQIKLKTRYGNYLRANGGVPPWRNSVTHDIPHRHHDWILWDVEVVDLRSDADLSEDDVTSSNFTLRLPSNVLKGSRLEDLIQRLEEESGLHDIIVCSRSRFDGKLYPLRLALPPDNAPMHVFVVPSTSKAANELMPS
- the LOC131003608 gene encoding uncharacterized protein LOC131003608 isoform X1; its protein translation is MQVSAMDFFRKAKSVKLKSRHDKYLTAGGDDHSVFQERSEKSVIWTVEFVEGAGGVVRLRSGSGKYLTALDEEFLLGVTGRKVVLTLPAKLDSSVEWEPIRDGMQIKLKTRYGNYLRANGGVPPWRNSVTHDIPHRHHDWILWDVEVVDLRSDADLSEDDVTSSNFTLRLPSNVSSSSEDSSRKYEGRLIYYYVVDDDGNADDSVEGLCLQLKGSRLEDLIQRLEEESGLHDIIVCSRSRFDGKLYPLRLALPPDNAPMHVFVVPSTSKAANELMPS